One window from the genome of Micromonospora aurantiaca ATCC 27029 encodes:
- a CDS encoding YybH family protein, translating to MDRNRVAAWIAAYEQAWRTPGTAALGTMFTADASYRQGPYRDPVVGLPAITRMWDSERDGPDEVFEMTSEIVAVDGDTAVARVQVRYGDPVHQEWRDLWIMRFAEDGKCLSFEEWPFAPEKRAAAAG from the coding sequence ATGGACAGGAATCGGGTGGCCGCCTGGATCGCGGCGTACGAGCAGGCGTGGCGCACACCGGGAACGGCGGCGCTCGGCACGATGTTCACGGCCGACGCGAGCTACCGGCAGGGGCCGTACCGGGATCCGGTCGTCGGCCTGCCCGCCATCACCCGCATGTGGGACAGCGAGCGCGACGGACCCGACGAGGTCTTCGAGATGACATCGGAGATCGTTGCGGTCGACGGCGACACCGCTGTGGCACGGGTGCAGGTCCGGTACGGCGACCCCGTCCACCAGGAGTGGCGCGATCTCTGGATCATGCGGTTCGCCGAGGACGGCAAATGCTTGTCGTTCGAGGAGTGGCCGTTCGCGCCGGAGAAGCGGGCCGCCGCCGCCGGGTGA
- a CDS encoding GntR family transcriptional regulator: MINFHVDRSSSVPAYAQLVRQVREALRIGTLRPGDQLPTVRSVVTACTVNPTTVLKAYRELELSGLVEARQGAGTFVSGTLGHADPHVMARLRGSLARWLGQAREAGLEDEDVQALLASVIAANAAPARRDNAEGAA, encoded by the coding sequence GTGATCAACTTTCATGTCGACCGGTCCAGCAGCGTCCCCGCGTACGCCCAGCTGGTGCGGCAGGTCCGTGAGGCGCTGCGGATCGGGACGCTGCGGCCCGGGGACCAGCTCCCCACCGTGCGCAGCGTGGTGACCGCGTGCACCGTCAACCCGACCACTGTGCTCAAGGCCTACCGGGAGCTGGAGCTGTCCGGCCTGGTGGAGGCGAGGCAGGGCGCGGGCACGTTCGTCAGCGGGACGCTCGGGCACGCCGATCCCCACGTCATGGCCCGCCTGCGCGGCAGCCTGGCCCGGTGGCTCGGCCAGGCCCGGGAGGCCGGTCTGGAGGACGAGGACGTCCAGGCGCTGCTCGCCTCCGTGATCGCGGCGAACGCGGCACCCGCGAGGAGAGACAACGCGGAGGGCGCGGCGTGA
- a CDS encoding ABC transporter ATP-binding protein, whose protein sequence is MSGEPVAVEARDLSRRYGAVWALRECSFALPANRVVALVGANGAGKSTLLSIIAGTLAATGGTVSVHGRQVVRGGSADGGSRVAILAQDKPLYRDFTVSDMLRFGRSTNRVWDQRRALSWLDRFAVPLDRRCGKLSGGQRAQVALAVALGSRPAVLLLDEPLANLDPLARVEVTGELLAEVADDDMTVMLSTHIVAELSGVGDHLLLLDAGRPVLAGDVEELLDSHVRLTGPRADQPPGPGTVVQAQHTGRQSTFVLRRPATPAAHAVVAPGWTAQPITLDELILTHLRASAAAPHEREAAA, encoded by the coding sequence GTGAGCGGCGAGCCGGTCGCCGTCGAGGCGCGTGACCTGAGCCGGCGCTACGGCGCCGTGTGGGCGCTGCGGGAGTGCTCGTTCGCGCTGCCCGCCAACCGGGTCGTCGCGCTGGTCGGCGCGAACGGCGCGGGCAAGTCGACGCTGCTGAGCATCATCGCCGGCACCCTGGCGGCCACCGGCGGCACGGTGTCGGTGCACGGCCGGCAGGTGGTGCGGGGCGGGTCCGCCGACGGTGGCAGCCGGGTGGCGATCCTGGCCCAGGACAAGCCGCTCTACCGCGACTTCACCGTGTCGGACATGCTCCGCTTCGGCCGCTCGACGAACCGGGTGTGGGACCAGCGGCGGGCGCTGTCATGGCTCGACCGCTTCGCCGTCCCGCTGGACCGCCGCTGCGGCAAGCTGTCCGGCGGGCAGCGGGCGCAGGTCGCGCTGGCGGTCGCGCTCGGCTCCCGCCCGGCGGTGCTGCTGCTGGACGAACCCCTCGCGAACCTGGATCCGCTGGCCCGCGTCGAGGTGACAGGCGAGCTGCTGGCGGAGGTCGCCGACGACGACATGACTGTCATGCTGTCGACCCACATCGTCGCCGAGCTGAGCGGCGTCGGTGACCACCTGCTGCTGCTCGACGCCGGCCGGCCCGTCCTCGCCGGCGACGTCGAGGAACTCCTCGACAGCCACGTCCGGCTGACCGGGCCCCGCGCCGACCAGCCACCCGGGCCGGGCACGGTCGTCCAGGCGCAGCACACCGGCCGCCAGTCCACCTTCGTCCTCCGGCGGCCGGCGACACCGGCGGCCCACGCCGTCGTGGCACCCGGCTGGACCGCCCAGCCCATCACCCTGGACGAGCTGATCCTGACCCATCTCAGAGCGTCGGCCGCCGCGCCGCACGAGCGGGAGGCAGCCGCATGA
- a CDS encoding sulfotransferase family protein, protein MPSPSPVFVAGTGRSGTSRIADVIGQHPLIHRIPMETKFLVEPGGLRDLADALTDRYDPIVGEDALHRLSDFLTVRAPGRRDDRGKTVPELVGERRYRDAVHRLWPQVIAHAFEEPAPAEGFGDGDRPAGPFGPASRRRVVPRYFRDRSELIGVLRGLVDTLFGGAAADAGKPTWCEKTPFNLFYLDFLWELVPEATIVHIKRHPISVLASHLAQPWAPSTVDGALAYLLPVYDRWLAWRNAADLTSRRYVEVKAEDLAADWPGQRRALFERLGVEDAVTASTFQADKLAHRDDQFDADTRAYVERELGEIIPAMGYE, encoded by the coding sequence ATGCCGTCCCCCTCACCGGTCTTCGTCGCGGGCACGGGCCGTTCGGGCACGTCGCGGATCGCCGACGTCATCGGCCAGCATCCGCTGATCCACCGGATCCCCATGGAGACCAAGTTCCTCGTCGAACCGGGCGGCCTGCGGGATCTGGCCGACGCGCTCACCGACCGGTACGACCCCATCGTCGGTGAGGACGCCCTGCACCGGCTGAGCGACTTCCTCACCGTACGCGCGCCCGGCCGGCGTGACGACCGTGGCAAGACCGTGCCCGAGCTGGTCGGCGAGCGGCGCTATCGGGACGCCGTACACCGGCTCTGGCCGCAGGTGATCGCGCACGCCTTCGAGGAGCCCGCGCCCGCGGAGGGCTTCGGCGACGGCGACCGGCCCGCCGGGCCGTTCGGGCCGGCCAGCCGACGGCGGGTCGTCCCGAGGTACTTCCGTGACCGGAGCGAACTGATCGGCGTCCTGCGGGGCCTGGTCGACACCCTGTTCGGCGGGGCGGCGGCCGACGCGGGCAAGCCGACCTGGTGCGAGAAGACGCCGTTCAACCTCTTCTACCTGGACTTCCTCTGGGAACTGGTGCCCGAGGCGACGATCGTGCACATCAAGCGTCACCCGATCTCGGTGCTCGCCTCCCACCTGGCCCAGCCGTGGGCTCCGTCCACGGTCGACGGTGCGCTGGCCTACCTGCTGCCGGTCTACGACAGGTGGCTGGCCTGGAGGAACGCGGCCGACCTGACGAGCCGGCGATACGTCGAGGTGAAGGCGGAGGACCTGGCGGCCGACTGGCCCGGGCAGCGGCGGGCCCTGTTCGAACGGCTCGGCGTCGAGGACGCCGTCACCGCGTCGACGTTCCAGGCGGACAAGCTCGCGCACCGCGACGACCAGTTCGACGCCGACACCCGCGCGTACGTCGAGCGGGAACTGGGCGAGATCATCCCCGCGATGGGATACGAGTGA